GCTTCACATGAAAATCTTTTGAAATATAAAGTTCTAGTACCTGCTGCTAACGGCAGTGGGGCGATTGGCGAAGTCCTATCGACCCCACTCGTGGGTACCCCACTCGTGGGTTTCACAGATACTTTTATCTCTTTTGGTGCATTTGATACTGAAAGTGAAGCAAAAGCTATGTTGAAATACATAAAGTCTAAATTTGCTCGAGCTATGCTTGGAATATTAAAAATTACCCAAGATAATACCAAAGATAAATGGCAATACGTTCCACTCCAAGACTTTACGGTCAATTCGGACATTGATTGGACACAATCAGTGGCTGATATTGACCGTCAGCTCTATAAAAAATATGACCTTTCTCAAGAGGAAATTGCCTTTATTGAGACTCATGTAAGGGAGATGGATTGATGGTAGAAATTAAAACCTCAAAAGAGATTCATCCTAAAATCTATGCCTACACCACCCCTACGGTAACTAGTAATGAGGGCTGGATTAAGATTGGTTATACGGAACGTGATGTTACTCAACGTATCAAGGAGCAAACTCACACAGCTCATATAGATACAGACATATTGTGGACTGGACATGCAGCTTATACGGAAGAACCTGATATGGGAAAGACTTTTAAGGATCATGATTTCCACCATTTCCTTTCTTTTCATGATGTAGAACGTCGTCCTAAGACGGAATGGTTCTACTTTAATGGAACTCCTGAAAGATCTAAAAATTTTTTCGATAAGTTTGTTCAGCATGATTTGTCAGGTTATCAGCCTGGCCAAGGACAGGACTATACTTTGCGACAAGAGCAAGAAGAAGCAGTAACTAAGACTCTCACTTATTTCCAAAGTCATCTAGGAGGTAAGTTCCTTTGGAATGCCAAACCACGCTTTGGTAAAACCTTATCTACCTATGACCTAGCTCGTCGGATGGAAGCTATCAATGTCCTGATTGTAACCAACAGACCTGCGATTGCTAACTCATGGTATGATGATTTTGAAAAATTCATAGCAGGTCAAACGACTTACAAGTTTGTTTCTGAATCGGATAGCCTTAAAAATCGCCCAACCTTGTCACGAAAAGAATTTGTTGGCATTTTAGATGATGATGTAAGACAACTTGCTTTTATTAGTCTCCAAGACTTGAAAGGTTCGGTTTATCTAGGTGGAGAGCACAATAAACTCAAATGGGTTACAGATCTCCATTGGGATTTGTTGGTTATCGATGAGGCTCATGAAGGAGTTGATACCTTTAAAACAGACCAAGCCTTTAATAAGATTCGTCGAAACTTTACCTTACATCTTTCTGGAACTCCATTTAAGGCATTGGCAAAGGGAGAGTTTACAGAGGAGCAAATCTACAACTGGTCTTATGCTGATGAGCAGGCGGCTAAAACTACTTGGTCGCCTGAACAAGAAGAGGAAAATCCATATGAAAGCTTGCCTCAGTTAAATCTCTTTACCTATCAGATGTCTCAGATGATTGGCGAGGAGTTAGAAAAAGGTGCTCAACTAGATGGCGAAAATATCGACTATGCTTTTGACTTGAGTGAATTTTTCGCTACAGATGATAAAGGGAAATTTATCCATGAGCAAGATGTCAGAAATTGGTTAAATACTCTATCAAGCAATGAAAAATATCCATTTTCAACCAAAGAACTTCGGAACGAACTCAAGCATACTTTTTGGCTGTTAGAACGTGTAGCCTCAGCTAAAGCTTTAAAAGCACTACTAGAAGAACATCCCATCTATGAAAACTATGAGATTGTTTTAGCTGCTGGTGACGGGCGTATGTCCGAGGAAGATGATAAGGTCAAACTGAAATCCTTAGACTTGGTTAGAAAAGCGATAGCAGAGAATGACAAAACCATTACCCTATCCGTCGGTCAGTTGACGACAGGCGTGACTATCCCTGAATGGACAGGTGTATTGATGTTATCAAACTTGAAATCACCTGCCCTTTATATGCAAGCTGCCTTCCGTGCTCAAAATCCTTACTCATGGAGCGATAACAAAGGAAATCACTTCCGCAAAGAAAGAGCCTATATATTTGACTTTGCGCCAGAAAGAACCTTGATTCTCTTTGATGAGTTTGCTAATAACTTATCACTTGCAACTGCAGGAGGTGGTGGAACTTCCGCAACTCGCGAAGAAAACATCAGAGAACTCTTGAATTTCTTCCCTGTCATAGCTGAGGATCGTGCTGGCAAGATGGTTGAAATTGATGCCAAGGCAGTACTAACCATACCTCGTCAGATAAAAGCTAGGGAAGTCCTCAAACGAGGGTTTATGTCCAATCTCCTTTTTGATAATATCAGTGGAATTTTCCAAGCTAGTCAAACAGTTCTTGACATTTTAAATGAATTACCAGTAGAAAAGGAAGGCAAGTTACAAACACCTTCTGATTTACTAGATTTTTCAGGTGTTATAGTGGATGATGAGGGCAATGCAGTGGTTGACCATGAAATCGTGGTCAATCAACAAGCACGACTTTTTGGTGAAAAAGTTTATGGGCTTGGTGAG
This window of the Streptococcus sanguinis genome carries:
- a CDS encoding DEAD/DEAH box helicase family protein; protein product: MMVEIKTSKEIHPKIYAYTTPTVTSNEGWIKIGYTERDVTQRIKEQTHTAHIDTDILWTGHAAYTEEPDMGKTFKDHDFHHFLSFHDVERRPKTEWFYFNGTPERSKNFFDKFVQHDLSGYQPGQGQDYTLRQEQEEAVTKTLTYFQSHLGGKFLWNAKPRFGKTLSTYDLARRMEAINVLIVTNRPAIANSWYDDFEKFIAGQTTYKFVSESDSLKNRPTLSRKEFVGILDDDVRQLAFISLQDLKGSVYLGGEHNKLKWVTDLHWDLLVIDEAHEGVDTFKTDQAFNKIRRNFTLHLSGTPFKALAKGEFTEEQIYNWSYADEQAAKTTWSPEQEEENPYESLPQLNLFTYQMSQMIGEELEKGAQLDGENIDYAFDLSEFFATDDKGKFIHEQDVRNWLNTLSSNEKYPFSTKELRNELKHTFWLLERVASAKALKALLEEHPIYENYEIVLAAGDGRMSEEDDKVKLKSLDLVRKAIAENDKTITLSVGQLTTGVTIPEWTGVLMLSNLKSPALYMQAAFRAQNPYSWSDNKGNHFRKERAYIFDFAPERTLILFDEFANNLSLATAGGGGTSATREENIRELLNFFPVIAEDRAGKMVEIDAKAVLTIPRQIKAREVLKRGFMSNLLFDNISGIFQASQTVLDILNELPVEKEGKLQTPSDLLDFSGVIVDDEGNAVVDHEIVVNQQARLFGEKVYGLGESVAELVTKDEERTQKQLVNDLSKTVSSVIVEELKVGYDLKTRETDHIKKQIVATFENEVRKNEIERKVSEAHIKEELQQQLKEENDKEQKDKIQEVFEKRLEENNLIHKEKLEQTLKKEVEKMPEKFIEQVEIKRVEQLKQSAQDEIRDHLRGFARTIPSFIMAYGDQFLTLDNFDTFVPEYVFFEVTGITIDQFRYLRDGGQDFAGHLFDRATFDEAIQEFLRKKEELADYFKDQKEDIFDYIPPQKTNQIFTPKRVVKRMVDDLEKENPGIFDDPSKTLIDLYMKSGLYIAELVKRLYNSNGLKEAFPNPEERLKHILENQVYGFAPSEIIYNISTNFIFGNLSQDISRKNFVLEDTIPAAKEGRIQELVDKYFG